A stretch of Microbulbifer bruguierae DNA encodes these proteins:
- a CDS encoding J domain-containing protein has product MILLIAVGIFAWLAVQKFKYSPPEQRRKLLIQYVLIALAVAAVLLAITGRLHWVGAAVAVVLPLLNRLWRTFGRHLPWIAPLIAKHAQARAEKNRAQNQGTSEQSQQRQSGKQAGEPQLTLQEARKILSVSADANREEIIGAHRRLIQKFHPDRGGNDYLASRINAAKALLLKHLDQH; this is encoded by the coding sequence GGCTGGCAGTCCAAAAGTTCAAATACAGCCCGCCTGAGCAGCGGCGCAAACTTCTTATCCAGTATGTGCTGATTGCGCTGGCCGTCGCTGCGGTACTCCTGGCGATTACCGGTCGGCTGCATTGGGTTGGTGCCGCGGTGGCGGTAGTACTGCCATTGCTCAACCGCCTGTGGCGCACCTTCGGCCGCCATCTGCCATGGATTGCGCCACTCATCGCCAAACACGCACAGGCCCGGGCCGAAAAAAATCGCGCGCAGAATCAGGGAACATCCGAGCAATCACAACAGCGCCAAAGCGGCAAGCAGGCGGGAGAACCGCAGCTGACACTACAGGAAGCCCGTAAAATACTCAGCGTCAGTGCCGATGCCAACCGTGAGGAAATCATCGGCGCCCACCGCCGGCTGATTCAGAAATTCCACCCGGACCGCGGCGGCAACGATTACCTGGCCTCCCGCATCAATGCCGCCAAAGCGCTGCTTTTAAAACACCTCGACCAGCACTGA